Proteins encoded within one genomic window of Bacillus sp. 1NLA3E:
- a CDS encoding LysR family transcriptional regulator, whose product MNLRQLQYFRVLAKMEHITQAAASLSITQPSLSHAISEMEKELGTYLFEKQGRNIRLTKYGRFYLTYVTRALDELEKGEKKLRELTSPSLGMIDLAFIYTLGPGFVPTLIQSFSAQADFKDISFSFHQGTTKTIIKDLKDEKFDIAFCSFVENEPDVDFVPLVEQELVVIVPLNHPLAANESIDLSETAPYPFVFFNEESGIRPIIDSLFAKVGFTPKIACKVEEDNAMAGLVSVNYGIAVIPRISSLKYFDVKVLPITNPAHQRFIYIASIKNRYLSPATSQFRNYAINYGKEVYLQMGKHV is encoded by the coding sequence ATGAATTTAAGACAACTTCAATATTTTAGGGTACTTGCCAAAATGGAGCATATTACGCAAGCAGCAGCTTCGCTATCGATTACCCAGCCGAGCTTAAGTCATGCTATTTCTGAAATGGAAAAAGAATTGGGAACCTATTTATTTGAAAAACAAGGTCGGAATATTCGCTTGACCAAATATGGCCGTTTTTATCTCACCTATGTAACTCGAGCATTGGACGAGCTTGAAAAGGGCGAAAAGAAATTACGAGAATTGACAAGTCCGTCGCTCGGCATGATTGATTTAGCCTTTATTTATACATTAGGACCCGGTTTTGTTCCAACCTTGATCCAGTCCTTTTCCGCTCAAGCAGACTTTAAAGATATTTCTTTCTCATTTCATCAAGGGACCACAAAAACCATTATTAAAGACTTAAAAGATGAAAAATTCGATATAGCCTTTTGCTCGTTTGTTGAAAATGAGCCAGACGTCGACTTCGTTCCGCTTGTTGAACAGGAGCTCGTTGTCATTGTCCCACTCAATCATCCACTTGCGGCCAATGAAAGTATTGATTTAAGTGAAACTGCACCATACCCTTTTGTGTTCTTTAATGAAGAAAGTGGTATTCGGCCAATTATTGATAGTCTATTTGCTAAAGTCGGCTTCACACCCAAAATTGCGTGTAAAGTCGAAGAAGATAATGCGATGGCAGGCCTTGTATCAGTTAATTATGGAATTGCTGTTATTCCCCGTATTTCATCGTTGAAATATTTCGATGTTAAGGTTTTACCAATCACAAACCCGGCTCATCAGCGCTTTATTTATATTGCCAGCATCAAGAATCGCTATCTATCCCCCGCCACTTCACAGTTTCGCAATTATGCGATCAACTACGGCAAAGAGGTATACTTACAGATGGGCAAACACGTTTAA
- a CDS encoding NAD(P)/FAD-dependent oxidoreductase yields the protein MTEYQTILSPLTVKRMTIKNRIVMPPMGTNFAGADGEFNDQHIKYYEQRAKGGTGLIIIENACVAFPQGSNGTTQIRIDQDKFIPAMYRLTEKLHNHGVRVAIQINHSGASAVPERIGGQPVSASNIPSKSGGAIPRPLEKEEILEIVEQYGKAAKRVVAAGFDAIEIHAGHSYLLCQFLSPVYNNRTDEFGGSYENRARFTRMVIDRVRAEVGPFFPISLRFSADDFVKGGNTLEDTLNILEFLNDEVDIFNVSAALNDTLQYQIDQMNFPDGWRSYMAKAVKEKFNKPTIATGNIRNPKIAEAILAEGSADLIGMGRGLIADPNWVAKVEKGQEDMIRKCVSCNIGCAGHRIGLNRPLRCTINPDLFYGEVYKERKVKRPTTVVVIGGGTAGLEAACTAAEVGCKTFLVEQKSYLGGLAREISRLPDKKRIEDFPNYLVKRSEKLDNLVTFMNTKADIDLVESFNPDVVVNATGSKPLLPPIKGLLEIIDKGGNVHSIFGLLNKIDQFPNVEGKKVAVIGGGAVGLDVVEFFAERGAIVSIVEMMPLLGKDLDVITRLSMMTMLEEKNVSVHTKTALTEVAEDHFKVKFEGQDSMIDFDYGFVCLGMKPENPGLNELQAYYADKNVEVVNIGDSWATRKIMDGVREGRNILTTLEKIGAFKEETTPSRESSAETPVFAEVF from the coding sequence ATGACTGAGTATCAGACTATTTTATCGCCACTAACAGTTAAAAGAATGACAATTAAAAACCGTATTGTAATGCCGCCAATGGGAACCAATTTTGCTGGAGCAGATGGTGAATTTAATGACCAACATATAAAATATTATGAGCAAAGAGCAAAGGGTGGGACAGGCTTAATCATTATCGAAAATGCATGCGTTGCCTTTCCACAGGGTTCTAATGGGACAACTCAGATTCGAATTGATCAAGATAAGTTTATCCCAGCTATGTATCGGTTGACAGAAAAATTACACAACCACGGTGTAAGAGTAGCGATCCAAATTAATCATTCAGGTGCATCTGCAGTTCCTGAAAGAATCGGTGGACAGCCCGTTTCAGCTTCAAATATTCCTTCAAAATCTGGCGGTGCCATTCCAAGACCTCTAGAGAAGGAAGAAATTCTCGAAATCGTTGAGCAATATGGTAAGGCCGCGAAAAGAGTAGTAGCTGCAGGCTTTGATGCTATTGAGATCCATGCAGGACACTCTTACTTACTATGCCAATTCTTATCACCGGTCTATAACAATCGGACTGATGAATTTGGTGGCAGCTACGAAAACCGGGCTAGATTTACAAGGATGGTAATCGATCGGGTCAGAGCAGAGGTTGGACCGTTTTTCCCAATTAGCTTAAGATTTAGTGCAGATGACTTTGTAAAGGGTGGAAACACATTAGAAGACACGCTAAACATTTTGGAGTTTCTAAATGATGAAGTAGATATTTTTAACGTATCAGCGGCTTTAAATGACACATTACAATATCAAATTGATCAAATGAATTTTCCAGATGGTTGGCGTTCGTATATGGCAAAGGCAGTAAAAGAAAAATTTAATAAGCCAACAATTGCAACGGGGAACATCCGTAATCCTAAAATCGCCGAGGCTATTTTAGCAGAAGGTTCAGCTGATTTAATCGGAATGGGTCGTGGTTTAATAGCTGATCCAAATTGGGTAGCGAAGGTTGAAAAGGGCCAAGAAGACATGATTAGAAAGTGCGTGTCTTGTAATATAGGTTGTGCCGGTCACCGGATCGGTTTAAATCGGCCACTTAGATGTACCATCAATCCTGATTTGTTTTATGGGGAAGTATACAAAGAAAGAAAAGTAAAGAGACCAACAACTGTTGTCGTCATTGGTGGTGGAACAGCAGGTTTGGAAGCCGCTTGTACGGCAGCTGAAGTAGGCTGTAAAACATTCTTAGTCGAACAAAAATCATATTTAGGTGGACTAGCGAGAGAAATTTCCAGACTTCCTGATAAAAAAAGAATTGAAGACTTCCCTAACTACCTTGTTAAAAGAAGTGAAAAACTTGATAACTTGGTAACTTTTATGAATACGAAAGCAGATATTGACTTAGTGGAAAGTTTCAACCCTGATGTTGTAGTCAATGCGACTGGATCAAAACCATTACTTCCTCCAATCAAAGGCTTGTTAGAAATTATTGATAAGGGTGGCAATGTACACTCAATCTTTGGACTGTTAAATAAAATAGATCAATTCCCAAATGTTGAAGGTAAAAAGGTTGCTGTTATTGGTGGTGGCGCTGTTGGTCTAGATGTGGTTGAATTCTTCGCTGAAAGAGGTGCAATTGTCTCTATCGTCGAAATGATGCCATTGTTAGGAAAAGATTTAGATGTCATTACAAGACTTTCGATGATGACGATGTTAGAAGAGAAGAATGTCAGTGTTCATACCAAAACTGCCTTAACTGAAGTAGCTGAGGATCATTTTAAAGTTAAATTCGAAGGTCAGGATTCAATGATTGATTTTGATTATGGATTTGTTTGCTTAGGAATGAAGCCAGAAAACCCTGGATTAAATGAATTACAAGCCTACTATGCGGATAAAAATGTAGAGGTTGTTAATATTGGCGACAGTTGGGCAACGAGAAAAATCATGGATGGAGTTCGTGAAGGAAGAAACATCCTAACAACACTAGAAAAAATTGGTGCCTTTAAGGAAGAAACCACTCCAAGTAGAGAGAGTAGTGCTGAAACACCAGTGTTTGCAGAGGTTTTTTAA
- a CDS encoding shikimate dehydrogenase → MTARITGKTKLIGLLGTPISHSLSPAMHNEAFAKLGLDYVYLAFDVENEQLPDVIKGFRVLNIRGFNVTMPNKTLVCKYLDQLSPAAELAGSVNTVVNDGGVLTGHITDGIGYMKALTEANIDIIGKKMTIAGAGGAATAICIQAALDGVKEISIFNKKDEFFIRAEQTARDITNKTNCKVQIFDIDDAAKLREEIATSSIFTNATSVGMKPLEGLSVIQDPSMLHQDLIVSDVVYIPKKSRLLEMAEEQGCRTINGLGMMLWQGARAFEIWTGEEMPVKAIKELLF, encoded by the coding sequence ATGACAGCACGAATTACTGGTAAAACAAAATTAATAGGATTATTAGGAACACCGATTTCACATAGTTTGTCACCTGCGATGCATAACGAAGCCTTTGCTAAACTTGGTTTAGATTATGTTTATTTGGCATTTGATGTTGAGAATGAACAATTGCCAGACGTTATAAAAGGATTTCGCGTTTTGAATATCCGTGGATTTAACGTTACGATGCCAAATAAGACATTAGTGTGTAAGTACCTAGACCAGTTGTCGCCTGCTGCAGAGCTTGCTGGTTCTGTAAATACGGTGGTTAATGATGGTGGTGTTCTAACAGGTCATATTACTGATGGAATAGGTTATATGAAGGCTTTAACCGAAGCCAATATTGATATAATCGGGAAAAAAATGACGATTGCCGGTGCTGGTGGTGCGGCCACTGCGATTTGCATTCAAGCTGCTTTAGATGGAGTGAAAGAAATCTCGATTTTTAACAAAAAGGATGAATTTTTCATCAGAGCAGAACAAACTGCGAGAGATATTACTAACAAGACAAACTGTAAAGTACAAATATTCGATATAGATGATGCAGCTAAATTACGCGAAGAAATCGCTACTAGCAGTATATTTACTAACGCTACGTCAGTCGGGATGAAACCTTTGGAGGGGCTGTCAGTCATTCAGGACCCATCCATGTTACATCAAGACCTGATTGTATCCGACGTTGTCTATATTCCCAAAAAGAGTAGACTGCTGGAAATGGCTGAAGAACAGGGCTGTCGCACAATTAATGGTCTTGGCATGATGTTATGGCAAGGTGCAAGAGCATTTGAAATTTGGACAGGTGAAGAAATGCCTGTTAAAGCGATCAAAGAATTATTGTTTTAA
- a CDS encoding metal-sulfur cluster assembly factor gives MSEKLIEQIYEKLEEVLDPELGIDIVNLGLVYDVRVSEENDVEIEMTMTSMGCPMAGQIISDVKMKLSLSIKELRGIEVQIVWNPPWSKEKMSRYAKIALGIHD, from the coding sequence ATGAGTGAAAAGCTGATTGAACAAATATATGAAAAGCTGGAAGAGGTTTTAGACCCTGAACTGGGGATAGACATCGTAAATTTAGGACTCGTTTATGATGTTCGGGTAAGTGAAGAAAATGATGTTGAAATAGAAATGACGATGACTTCAATGGGCTGTCCAATGGCGGGACAAATTATTAGTGATGTAAAGATGAAACTGTCTTTATCAATAAAAGAGCTAAGAGGTATAGAGGTGCAAATTGTTTGGAATCCACCTTGGTCAAAAGAAAAAATGTCACGGTATGCAAAAATTGCTTTAGGAATTCATGATTAA